The genomic DNA GCTTCGAAGTACTACATATACGACTGAAGCACTGCAATGGGACACCTGCAACAGTATGGTAACGTCTTGAATCCATAATAATGTTTCAGATTCTATTAAAAAATCCATTTTTTTATGGTCTCTGCGTCTGATATCTGGAAGCAGTTAGAAACATGATTTCATTTGACTCATGGGTCTCGTAAATATAAGATAAGTAAGGAACTTTTCGGTTTAAAACAAAAAGGCACACCTATTGTTGAGTACTTTACCTCTCTCAGTGCTTTGTGGGAAGAGTTGGACTCTATGAACTATTACCTTCCGTCTTCACTACAGGCGATGATGTGTCTAAATTGTTAAAAGCTATTGCTACTCAAAAAGAGGAAGCTAGACTTTTTCAGTTCCTTAATGGGCTAGATGAAGTGTATGGACCACAACGGAGTCAATTATTGATGATAACCCCTCTTCCTAGTGTTGAGATGACATGTGCAACCATTCAACATGAGGAGTCTCAACGAGATGTCTTGAAAACTGTGTCCCCCTTTGACAATGATATGTCTGCTATGATGAATAAAACTACTTTGATTGATAAAAGATATGTATGCAGTACATGTGGTGGTAAAGGTCACTCTAATGACAAGTGTTGGAACATTGTGGGGTATCCAAAATGGCACTATAAATCGCCTTCTTTTTCCAGACACCAAACACCTAAATGGCCAAACACACGACAACACTTCTCACCCAAAGGAGCCAATGCTGCTACTGTTTCTGTTGGACCAAGTGATGTGGATAATACACAACAACCCATTGTTCTTTCAACCCAACAATTCCAACATCTCTTACAACTTATTCCAAAACAATCACAATCAAATGTACATTACAGTGATAATGTACTGGATAGCCCATTTTCAGGCATGGTCACATGTAATAGTGCAAAAGTCAACTCAAACGTCTGGATAGTCGACACTGGAGCCACAGATCATATGACACCAGACTTTGGTATCCTGAAAAACGTGAAGACTAGCAAAGGGAATTTGACTGTGAACCTGCCTACAGCTGCAAAAGCTAATGTGACACATGTGGGGGATGTGCACTTGGAGTGTGGACTGAAACTTCTCAATGTACTGTATGTGCCAATATTTACTCACAACTTGTTGTCGATTCAAAAGCTATCTCAAGATAATAACTGCTATGCTATTTTCTCACCGTCTCTATGCACTATTGTGGAAAGTGAAACAAATAAGGTAAGAAGCAAGGGCACTGTTTCGAATGGTCTGTATCACCTCTCAAATCTTGCGTCGAAAGATGTGCCTAAGATTTGTGAGCAACAGTGCCTTAGCGTGTAAAAGCTATCTGCTACAGAGCAATACACCTTATGGCACAACAGATTAGGCCATGCCCCTTCTTCCAAATTGAAACTCATTGAATGTATCAAACACTGTGTTGGTGCTTCAGGACAAGTGTGCTTAACATGTCCAATGGCCAAATTCACAAGACTTCCATTTGGTGCAAGTGATTCTCGTGCTAAGAAAGTATTTGACTTAATCCACACGGACATCTGGGGGCCGTATAGAGTGTGCACACGAGGAAAATTCAAGTATTTTCTCACAATTGTTGACGATTATTCGAGGATAATATGGATATATTTTTTGCAGTGCAAATCTGAGTTTCGACAATGCATGGAAACTTTCAGTGCTTTATTAGAAAATAGTTCAACTCCTCCATCAAAGTTGTAAGGTCAGACAACGCTCTTGAATTCAATAATAAAGCATGCAGAAACTTCTTTCAGTCTCAAGGGATTGTGCACCAGACATCATGTAACTACCGACCATAACAAAATGCCCGCGTGGAACGCAAGCACATGCACATACTCAAAGTTGCCAGAGCACTTATGTTCCAATCAGGCCTGCAAGTGTCTTTTTGGGGAGAACTTATACTTACAGTAGCCTACATCATAAACAGGTTACCCTCATCCGTGCTCAATGATAAATGTCCATATGAACTGTTGTATGAAGCTCCtgttgattatgatgctttgaaagTTTTTGGATGTTTGGCTTTTACCACTAACTCTGTGCAAAATACTGATAAGTTTGTAGCCAGGGGTGTTGCTTGTGTGTTCTAGGGTACCCACCTACATAAAAGGGGTTTAGATTGCTAGACCTACACACTAAGAAAATATTTGTGTGTAGAGACGTGTCCTTTAATGAAATCATCTTTCCTCTAAATCTGTCAAAATCACAACCATATATGCTGCCACTTCCTACTGTAATGCCTGACTCTCGTGTGAACCCATATGTAGCTGATGAATTGTTTCTTGATGACACACCTGATGAACCTTTAAACCAAGATGAAACCCAATTACATATCAGTATTGACACATCAACTTCACCTGACATATCTACATCTTCTCCTCTCACTGAACCACCTATACAAAGCCCACCTAGAAGATCTGCTCGAATACACAAACAGCCTGTGTGGATGGAATCTTACATTACCAAACCATTTCCAAACCCCTCAGCCAACCTAGTAACTGTTACTGAGCATCCTATCAAGCCTGAGTTTGGTTGCTTCCTGTCTTCTCTCACTACACACAAAGACCCAGTTTCTTTCAAATATGTAGTCACGGATATCAACTGGGTCCAAGCTATGAATGTTGAATTGAGTGCTCTTGAAAGTAATAACACATGGGACATCAATGAGTTGCCCCCCGAAAAAAAGGCCATAGGATGCAAGTGGTTGTATAAAACCAAATTCACTCCTTCTGGCACGGTCGAACGATACAAGGATAGGCTAGTAATATTGGGCTGTCGACAAACATATAGAGTTGATTATGAGCACACTTTCGCTCCCGTGGCCAAGATGACCACAGTTAGAGCACTTCTTGTTGTTGCGGACTTACAAAACTGGCATGTTATGCAGATGGATGTGACAAATGCGTTCTTGCACGGTGAATTATATAAGACAGTTTATATGAAACTGCACCAAGGCTATAGTGGTATAGGCAGCAGGGTTATACTCAATCAGGGGGAGATTTGTGCTAAGAAATCTACGCCGGTGTGTAAACTCAAAAAGTCACTATACGGTCTCCGTCAAGCACCGAGGAACTGGTTTAGCAAGCTGTCCACAACACTCAAAGGTATGAACTTTGTTCAATCCTTATCTGATTACGGTCTATTTACTCAGACAACTACTACTGGTATTACTATGGTACTGGTATACATGGATGACCTGCTTCTGGCAGGAAATGATATGGCTTCTATTGATCGATTAAAGATGATGTTGTCCAATACGTTTAAGATGAAAGATTTGGGAAATGTTAAGTATTTCTTAGGCCTTGAAATTGATAGGTCTACAACAGGTTTCTTTGTCTCCCAGAAAAAATATGCTGTTGATCTCATTGAAGAGTTTGGTCTCCAGTATGCTACTCCGCTAAAATTGCCTATGGATATCCATCTGCGCCTCACCTCTGATTCTGGTACTCACCTTAAAGATCCACATTCTTATCATCGTCTCCTTGGAAAACTAATCTATCTTACAATTACCCGTCCAGATATAGTGTTCTCTGTCCATATTGCAAAACCCCACAACTGCTCACATGTTAGCAGCTCTGAAATTGCTTCGCTACATCCACTCCAACCCTGGTCAAGGCATTTTACTGGTCTCATCTTCTGCAGCTGAACTAAAAGCGTATTGTGACAGTGATTGGGCCAGTTGCCCAATGACTCGCCGC from Apium graveolens cultivar Ventura chromosome 5, ASM990537v1, whole genome shotgun sequence includes the following:
- the LOC141660163 gene encoding uncharacterized protein LOC141660163, which encodes MASGSKFSFTDMQNPLFLHSSDNPLSISVTKIQGADDYRSWKRSMEIQLLSKRKLGFVQGTELRSTTYTTEALQWDTCNSMCFVGRVGLYELLPSVFTTGDDVSKLLKAIATQKEEARLFQFLNGLDEVYGPQRSQLLMITPLPSVEMTCATIQHEESQRDVLKTVSPFDNDMSAMMNKTTLIDKRYVCSTCGGKGHSNDKCWNIVGYPKWHYKSPSFSRHQTPKWPNTRQHFSPKGANAATVSVGPSDVDNTQQPIVLSTQQFQHLLQLIPKQSQSNVHYSDNVLDSPFSGMVTCNSAKVNSNVWIVDTGATDHMTPDFGILKNVKTSKGNLTVNLPTAAKANVTHVGDVHLECGLKLLNVLYVPIFTHNLLSIQKLSQDNNCYAIFSPSLCTIVESETNKVRSKGTVSNGLYHLSNLASKDVPKICEQQCLSV